One Papio anubis isolate 15944 chromosome 9, Panubis1.0, whole genome shotgun sequence genomic window carries:
- the ANKRD52 gene encoding serine/threonine-protein phosphatase 6 regulatory ankyrin repeat subunit C isoform X1, translated as MGILSITDQPPLVQAIFSRDVEEVRSLLSQKENINVLDQERRTPLHAAAYVGDVPILQLLLMSGANVNAKDTLWLTPLHRAAASRNEKVLGLLLAHSADVNARDKLWQTPLHVAAANRATKCAEALAPLLSSLNVADRSGRSALHHAVHSGHLETVNLLLNKGASLNVCDKKERQPLHWAAFLGHLEVLKLLVARGADLGCKDRKGYGLLHTAAASGQIEVVKYLLRMGAEIDEPNAFGNTALHIACYLGQDAVAIELVNAGANVNQPNDKGFTPLHVAAVSTNGALCLELLVNNGADVNYQSKEGKSPLHMAAIHGRFTRSQILIQNGSEIDCADKFGNTPLHVAARYGHELLISTLMTNGADTARRGIHDMFPLHLAVLFGFSDCCRKLLSSGQLYSIVSSLSNEHVLSAGFDINTPDNLGRTCLHAAASGGNVECLNLLLSSGADLRRRDKFGRTPLHYAAANGSYQCAVTLVTAGAGVNEADCKGCSPLHYAAASDTYRRAEPHTPSSHDAEEDEPLKESRRKEAFFCLEFLLDNGADPSLRDRQGYTAVHYAAAYGNRQNLELLLEMSFNCLEDVESTIPVSPLHLAAYNGHCEALKTLAETLVNLDVRDHKGRTALFLATERGSTECVEVLTAHGASALIKERKRKWTPLHAAAASGHTDSLHLLIDSGERADITDVMDAYGQTPLMLAIMNGHVDCVHLLLEKGSTADAADLRGRTALHRGAVTGCEDCLAALLDHDAFVLCRDFKGRTPIHLASACGHTAVLRTLLQAALSTDPLDAGVDYSGYSPMHWASYTGHEDCLELLLEHSPFSYLEGNPFTPLHCAVINNQDSTTEMLLGALGAKIVNSRDAKGRTPLHAAAFADNVSGLRMLLQHQAEVNATDHTGRTALMTAAENGQTAAVEFLLYRGKADLTVLDENKNTALHLACSKGHEKCALMILAETQDLGLINATNSALQMPLHIAARNGLASVVQALLSRGATVLAVDEEGHTPALACAPNKDVADCLALILSTMKPFPPKDAVSPFSFSLLKNCSIAAAKTVGGCGALPHGASCPYSQERPGAIGLDGCYSE; from the exons ATGGGGATCCTCAGCATCACGGACCAG CCGCCCCTGGTCCAGGCCATCTTTAGCCGAGATGTGGAGGAAGTGCGTTCCCTACTCTCGCAGAAGGAGAACATCAATGTGCTG GACCAAGAGAGGCGAACTCCATTGCATGCTGCTGCCTACGTAGGCGATGTCCCCATCCTCCAGTTGCTACTGATGTCAG GTGCTAATGTCAATGCTAAGGACACACTGTGGCTGACCCCTCTTCATCGTGCTGCTGCCTCCCGAAACGAG AAGGTGCTGGGGCTGCTGCTGGCACATTCAGCAGATGTGAATGCCCGGGACAAGTTGTGGCAGACACCACTGCATGTGGCTGCTGCCAACCGGGCCACCAAGTGTGCTGAGGCTCTGGCACCCCTGTTGAGCAGCCTCAACGTGGCTGACAGGAGCGGGCGCAGTGCTCTGCACCATGCAGTGCATAGTGGGCATCTTGAG ACGGTGAACCTGCTCCTCAACAAGGGAGCCAGCCTGAATGTCTGTGACAAAAAGGAGCGGCAGCCTCTACACTGGGCAGCTTTTCTAG gGCACTTGGAGGTCCTGAAACTGCTGGTGGCCCGGGGAGCAGACCTCGGCTGCAAGGACCGCAAGGGCTATGGGCTGCTCCATACAGCTGCTGCCAGTGGCCAGATTGAAGTGGTGAAGTACCTGCTTCGGATGGGAGCGGAG ATCGATGAGCCCAACGCTTTTGGAAACACAGCTTTGCACATCGCCTGCTACCTGGGCCAGGATGCTGTGGCTATTGAGCTGGTGAATGCCGGAGCCAATGTCAACCAGCCGAATGACAAGGGCTTCACACCACTGCATGTGGCTGCAGTCTCCACCAATGGCGCTCTCTGCTTGGAGCTATTGGTTAATAATGGGGCTGACGTCAACTACCAG AGCAAAGAAGGGAAAAGTCCTCTGCACATGGCTGCAATCCATGGCCGTTTCACACGCTCCCAGATCCTCATCCAGAATG GCAGTGAGATTGATTGTGCCGACAAATTTGGGAACACGCCACTGCATGTGGCTGCTCGCTACGGACACGAGCTGCTCATCAGCACCCTCATGACCAATGGCGCAGATACCGCCCG GCGTGGCATCCATGACATGTTCCCCCTGCACTTAGCTGTTCTCTTTGGATTCTCTGACTGTTGTCGTAAGCTTCTTTCCTCAG GTCAGTTGTACAGCATTGTGTCTTCACTCAGCAACGAGCATGTGCTTTCAGCTGGGTTTGACATCAATACACCTGACAACCTTGGCCGTACCTGTCTTCATGCTGCTGCTTCTGGAGG GAATGTTGAATGTCTTAATTTGCTGTTGAGCAGTGGAGCTGACTTAAGGAGGAGGGACAAATTTGGCAG GACACCACTGCACTATGCAGCTGCTAACGGTAGCTACCAGTGTGCAGTAACATTGGTAACTGCTGGGGCAGGTGTCAACGAGGCCGACTGTAAAGGCTGCTCTCCCCTCCACTACGCTGCCGCTTCCGACACTTACAGGAG agcGGAACCCCACACACCTTCCAGCCATGATGCCGAAGAGGACGAGCCACTGAAGGAGTCCCGCAGGAAGGAGGCCTTCTT CTGTCTGGAGTTCTTACTGGATAACGGTGCAGACCCCTCCCTGCGGGACAGGCAGGGCTACACAGCTGTGCACTATGCAGCCGCCTATGGCAACAGACAGAACCTCGAACTG CTCTTAGAAATGTCCTTTAACTGCCTGGAGGATGTGGAGAGCACCATTCCAGTCAGCCCTTTGCACTTAGCT GCCTACAACGGTCACTGTGAAGCCTTGAAGACACTGGCAGAGACGCTGGTGAATCTGGACGTAAGGGACCACAAGGGCCGGACCGCACTCTTCCTGGCCACGGAGCGCGGCTCTACTGAGTGTGTGGAGGTGCTTACGGCCCATGGTGCCTCTGCCCTCATCAAGGAGCGCAAGCGCAAGTGGACGCCCCTGCACGCTGCTG CTGCCTCTGGCCACACTGACTCCCTGCACTTGCTGATCGACAGTGGGGAACGAGCTGACATCACAGATGTCATGGATGCCTATGGACA GACCCCACTGATGCTGGCCATCATGAATGGCCATGTGGACTGTGTACATCTGCTGCTAGAGAAAGGATCCACAGCTGATGCTGCTGACCTCCGGGGCCGCACCGCCCTCCACCGCGGG GCAGTGACTGGCTGTGAGGACTGCCTGGCTGCCCTGCTGGACCACGACGCATTTGTGCTGTGCCGAGACTTTAAGGGCCGCACACCCATTCACCTGGCCTCAGCCTGTGGCCACACTGCAGTACTGCGGACCCTGCTGCAGGCTGCCCTTTCCACAGACCCCCTGGATGCTGGGGTGGATTACAGCGGATACTCGCCCATGCACTGGGCCTCCTACACTG GACACGAAGATTGTCTGGAGTTGTTACTTGAACACAGCCCGTTTTCATACCTGGAAGGAAACCCCTTCACTCCTTTGCACTGTGCAGT GATTAATAACCAGGACAGCACCACAGAGATGCTGCTGGGAGCTCTGGGTGCCAAGATTGTGAACAGCCGAGATGCCAAAGGACG GACCCCCCTTCACGCCGCTGCCTTCGCGGACAATGTCTCTGGGCTCCGGATGCTGCTGCAGCACCAAGCCGAGGTGAACGCCACTGACCATACTGGCCGCACTGCGCTCATGACGGCGGCTGAGAACGGGCAGACCGCTGCTGTGG AATTTCTGCTGTATCGAGGGAAGGCAGACCTTACTGTGTTGGATGAGAACAAGAACACGGCCCTCCACTTGGCTTGTAGCAAG GGCCATGAGAAATGTGCCCTCATGATCCTGGCGGAAACCCAAGACCTTGGCCTTATCAATGCTACCAACAGTGCGCTGCAGAT gCCACTCCACATTGCTGCCCGGAATGGTCTAGCTTCTGTGGTACAGGCCCTGCTGAGTCGTGGAGCCACAGTGCTGGCTGTGGATGAAGAAG GTCACACCCCAGCACTGGCCTGTGCCCCCAACAAAGATGTGGCGGACTGCCTGGCCTTGATCCTTTCCACCATGAAGCCTTTCCCACCTAAGGACGCCGTCAGTCCTTTCAGCTTCAGCCTGCTCAAGAACTGCAGCATTGCAGCTGCCAAGACGGTGGGTGGCTGCGGCGCCCTGCCCCATGGGGCCTCCTGCCCCTATAGCCAGGAGCGGCCCGGCGCCATTGGGTTAGACGGCTGCTACTCCGAGTAG
- the ANKRD52 gene encoding serine/threonine-protein phosphatase 6 regulatory ankyrin repeat subunit C isoform X2 yields the protein MSGANVNAKDTLWLTPLHRAAASRNEKVLGLLLAHSADVNARDKLWQTPLHVAAANRATKCAEALAPLLSSLNVADRSGRSALHHAVHSGHLETVNLLLNKGASLNVCDKKERQPLHWAAFLGHLEVLKLLVARGADLGCKDRKGYGLLHTAAASGQIEVVKYLLRMGAEIDEPNAFGNTALHIACYLGQDAVAIELVNAGANVNQPNDKGFTPLHVAAVSTNGALCLELLVNNGADVNYQSKEGKSPLHMAAIHGRFTRSQILIQNGSEIDCADKFGNTPLHVAARYGHELLISTLMTNGADTARRGIHDMFPLHLAVLFGFSDCCRKLLSSGQLYSIVSSLSNEHVLSAGFDINTPDNLGRTCLHAAASGGNVECLNLLLSSGADLRRRDKFGRTPLHYAAANGSYQCAVTLVTAGAGVNEADCKGCSPLHYAAASDTYRRAEPHTPSSHDAEEDEPLKESRRKEAFFCLEFLLDNGADPSLRDRQGYTAVHYAAAYGNRQNLELLLEMSFNCLEDVESTIPVSPLHLAAYNGHCEALKTLAETLVNLDVRDHKGRTALFLATERGSTECVEVLTAHGASALIKERKRKWTPLHAAAASGHTDSLHLLIDSGERADITDVMDAYGQTPLMLAIMNGHVDCVHLLLEKGSTADAADLRGRTALHRGAVTGCEDCLAALLDHDAFVLCRDFKGRTPIHLASACGHTAVLRTLLQAALSTDPLDAGVDYSGYSPMHWASYTGHEDCLELLLEHSPFSYLEGNPFTPLHCAVINNQDSTTEMLLGALGAKIVNSRDAKGRTPLHAAAFADNVSGLRMLLQHQAEVNATDHTGRTALMTAAENGQTAAVEFLLYRGKADLTVLDENKNTALHLACSKGHEKCALMILAETQDLGLINATNSALQMPLHIAARNGLASVVQALLSRGATVLAVDEEGHTPALACAPNKDVADCLALILSTMKPFPPKDAVSPFSFSLLKNCSIAAAKTVGGCGALPHGASCPYSQERPGAIGLDGCYSE from the exons ATGTCAG GTGCTAATGTCAATGCTAAGGACACACTGTGGCTGACCCCTCTTCATCGTGCTGCTGCCTCCCGAAACGAG AAGGTGCTGGGGCTGCTGCTGGCACATTCAGCAGATGTGAATGCCCGGGACAAGTTGTGGCAGACACCACTGCATGTGGCTGCTGCCAACCGGGCCACCAAGTGTGCTGAGGCTCTGGCACCCCTGTTGAGCAGCCTCAACGTGGCTGACAGGAGCGGGCGCAGTGCTCTGCACCATGCAGTGCATAGTGGGCATCTTGAG ACGGTGAACCTGCTCCTCAACAAGGGAGCCAGCCTGAATGTCTGTGACAAAAAGGAGCGGCAGCCTCTACACTGGGCAGCTTTTCTAG gGCACTTGGAGGTCCTGAAACTGCTGGTGGCCCGGGGAGCAGACCTCGGCTGCAAGGACCGCAAGGGCTATGGGCTGCTCCATACAGCTGCTGCCAGTGGCCAGATTGAAGTGGTGAAGTACCTGCTTCGGATGGGAGCGGAG ATCGATGAGCCCAACGCTTTTGGAAACACAGCTTTGCACATCGCCTGCTACCTGGGCCAGGATGCTGTGGCTATTGAGCTGGTGAATGCCGGAGCCAATGTCAACCAGCCGAATGACAAGGGCTTCACACCACTGCATGTGGCTGCAGTCTCCACCAATGGCGCTCTCTGCTTGGAGCTATTGGTTAATAATGGGGCTGACGTCAACTACCAG AGCAAAGAAGGGAAAAGTCCTCTGCACATGGCTGCAATCCATGGCCGTTTCACACGCTCCCAGATCCTCATCCAGAATG GCAGTGAGATTGATTGTGCCGACAAATTTGGGAACACGCCACTGCATGTGGCTGCTCGCTACGGACACGAGCTGCTCATCAGCACCCTCATGACCAATGGCGCAGATACCGCCCG GCGTGGCATCCATGACATGTTCCCCCTGCACTTAGCTGTTCTCTTTGGATTCTCTGACTGTTGTCGTAAGCTTCTTTCCTCAG GTCAGTTGTACAGCATTGTGTCTTCACTCAGCAACGAGCATGTGCTTTCAGCTGGGTTTGACATCAATACACCTGACAACCTTGGCCGTACCTGTCTTCATGCTGCTGCTTCTGGAGG GAATGTTGAATGTCTTAATTTGCTGTTGAGCAGTGGAGCTGACTTAAGGAGGAGGGACAAATTTGGCAG GACACCACTGCACTATGCAGCTGCTAACGGTAGCTACCAGTGTGCAGTAACATTGGTAACTGCTGGGGCAGGTGTCAACGAGGCCGACTGTAAAGGCTGCTCTCCCCTCCACTACGCTGCCGCTTCCGACACTTACAGGAG agcGGAACCCCACACACCTTCCAGCCATGATGCCGAAGAGGACGAGCCACTGAAGGAGTCCCGCAGGAAGGAGGCCTTCTT CTGTCTGGAGTTCTTACTGGATAACGGTGCAGACCCCTCCCTGCGGGACAGGCAGGGCTACACAGCTGTGCACTATGCAGCCGCCTATGGCAACAGACAGAACCTCGAACTG CTCTTAGAAATGTCCTTTAACTGCCTGGAGGATGTGGAGAGCACCATTCCAGTCAGCCCTTTGCACTTAGCT GCCTACAACGGTCACTGTGAAGCCTTGAAGACACTGGCAGAGACGCTGGTGAATCTGGACGTAAGGGACCACAAGGGCCGGACCGCACTCTTCCTGGCCACGGAGCGCGGCTCTACTGAGTGTGTGGAGGTGCTTACGGCCCATGGTGCCTCTGCCCTCATCAAGGAGCGCAAGCGCAAGTGGACGCCCCTGCACGCTGCTG CTGCCTCTGGCCACACTGACTCCCTGCACTTGCTGATCGACAGTGGGGAACGAGCTGACATCACAGATGTCATGGATGCCTATGGACA GACCCCACTGATGCTGGCCATCATGAATGGCCATGTGGACTGTGTACATCTGCTGCTAGAGAAAGGATCCACAGCTGATGCTGCTGACCTCCGGGGCCGCACCGCCCTCCACCGCGGG GCAGTGACTGGCTGTGAGGACTGCCTGGCTGCCCTGCTGGACCACGACGCATTTGTGCTGTGCCGAGACTTTAAGGGCCGCACACCCATTCACCTGGCCTCAGCCTGTGGCCACACTGCAGTACTGCGGACCCTGCTGCAGGCTGCCCTTTCCACAGACCCCCTGGATGCTGGGGTGGATTACAGCGGATACTCGCCCATGCACTGGGCCTCCTACACTG GACACGAAGATTGTCTGGAGTTGTTACTTGAACACAGCCCGTTTTCATACCTGGAAGGAAACCCCTTCACTCCTTTGCACTGTGCAGT GATTAATAACCAGGACAGCACCACAGAGATGCTGCTGGGAGCTCTGGGTGCCAAGATTGTGAACAGCCGAGATGCCAAAGGACG GACCCCCCTTCACGCCGCTGCCTTCGCGGACAATGTCTCTGGGCTCCGGATGCTGCTGCAGCACCAAGCCGAGGTGAACGCCACTGACCATACTGGCCGCACTGCGCTCATGACGGCGGCTGAGAACGGGCAGACCGCTGCTGTGG AATTTCTGCTGTATCGAGGGAAGGCAGACCTTACTGTGTTGGATGAGAACAAGAACACGGCCCTCCACTTGGCTTGTAGCAAG GGCCATGAGAAATGTGCCCTCATGATCCTGGCGGAAACCCAAGACCTTGGCCTTATCAATGCTACCAACAGTGCGCTGCAGAT gCCACTCCACATTGCTGCCCGGAATGGTCTAGCTTCTGTGGTACAGGCCCTGCTGAGTCGTGGAGCCACAGTGCTGGCTGTGGATGAAGAAG GTCACACCCCAGCACTGGCCTGTGCCCCCAACAAAGATGTGGCGGACTGCCTGGCCTTGATCCTTTCCACCATGAAGCCTTTCCCACCTAAGGACGCCGTCAGTCCTTTCAGCTTCAGCCTGCTCAAGAACTGCAGCATTGCAGCTGCCAAGACGGTGGGTGGCTGCGGCGCCCTGCCCCATGGGGCCTCCTGCCCCTATAGCCAGGAGCGGCCCGGCGCCATTGGGTTAGACGGCTGCTACTCCGAGTAG